A window from Hymenobacter volaticus encodes these proteins:
- a CDS encoding GNAT family N-acetyltransferase, which produces MIPLIHQTPRLTLLAASRALLTAELHKPRYFPVLLGAVLPTDWPPGEYDEDAMRFFLDQLTAGGRTAAGWYGWYAIRKATPTSPKTLVGAGGFMGPPDASGTAEIGYSIAADWRGQGLATELVTGLIEQAERTGMVRRLIAHTLPDNPASQQVLLANGFQTMGLDPEGRVRFERIVEPQAL; this is translated from the coding sequence ATGATTCCGCTTATCCATCAAACGCCCCGCCTTACACTGCTAGCCGCTAGCCGAGCCCTGCTTACCGCCGAACTGCACAAGCCGCGTTACTTTCCCGTCTTGCTTGGCGCGGTACTACCCACCGATTGGCCTCCCGGCGAATACGACGAGGATGCTATGCGCTTTTTCCTTGATCAACTCACGGCTGGGGGCCGCACCGCTGCTGGCTGGTATGGGTGGTATGCCATCCGCAAGGCCACACCTACCTCACCCAAAACGCTTGTTGGGGCTGGTGGCTTCATGGGCCCACCAGATGCCAGCGGCACTGCTGAAATCGGCTACTCCATAGCCGCCGACTGGCGTGGTCAAGGCTTGGCCACCGAACTAGTAACCGGCTTGATCGAGCAGGCGGAACGCACGGGCATGGTGCGCCGCCTAATAGCCCATACCCTCCCCGACAATCCGGCTTCACAGCAAGTCTTGCTAGCCAATGGTTTTCAGACCATGGGGCTTGATCCCGAAGGACGCGTGCGCTTCGAGCGAATCGTGGAGCCGCAAGCTTTGTAG